A window of the Haloquadratum walsbyi C23 genome harbors these coding sequences:
- a CDS encoding cryptochrome/deoxyribodipyrimidine photo-lyase family protein yields the protein MSDDAGVDSDITSVPVLSDIPTPTEATTTDTDVDPATAPSDVNGCVVWHRKHLRTADHRALANAVADADIICPLFVFDPTFYDNDGLACDARIRFLHEAVDSLNQLYENSPTQSITHQASASHDYLAEETPVEPQQIQSITGEYQISADSDSGSDSTSNTPLKTNNSESDTIQSSPRASEYSSGLTVGYGDPVDILSHFVDRGWSILTMETPTSRYGKRRDTRAQSVCGDALRFISGDGLIRDAEWSRANWKNHITEWLSAEQHTPEWSGNTTQLTIPTGITPSVVEKTHKINPAKKMVPTGTHRAATTQLRAFVDQIGSYPSNISAPQDARTGTSGLSPYFNFGLLSIRQVHQYVNNNTPECRGRRMFTSRLIWNCHYNQKLADWAGWTDRAVNPAFEEFNADRHNPALVDAWKHGQTGFPMVDASMRCLRETGWLNFRMRAMCVSIFTHILQQPWWIGADWFHHHLIDSDVGINYTQWQSQAGLIGKPSQRVYNPRKQVRDHDSDGEWITKWVPELSDLPAQHFPRPERTPLAVQSECNVIIGDDYPRPVVDFDARRETFWSRYERRRPEAARELARPEIAKRASFSGGYDAAQAIAQRYAVDESDNEADNIQLSFSEITTIDTNSDSTGENTPAINELNDTAHTVPDSSMTLQKSVISIPTGTGDYAGEPSPDDREAVSNAVDLSTTDKTGDSSNDNINTDRSTETDEQTTIEGFM from the coding sequence ATGAGCGACGACGCCGGAGTTGATAGCGATATCACATCGGTTCCAGTATTATCAGACATCCCTACTCCCACCGAGGCAACCACCACCGACACCGATGTTGACCCTGCGACAGCACCATCTGATGTGAATGGCTGCGTCGTCTGGCATCGTAAACACCTTCGAACCGCTGACCATCGAGCCCTCGCGAATGCTGTTGCCGATGCAGATATTATCTGTCCGCTGTTTGTATTTGACCCAACGTTCTATGATAATGATGGATTAGCATGTGATGCCCGTATCAGATTTTTGCATGAAGCCGTTGATAGCCTCAATCAACTATATGAAAATTCACCGACACAGTCAATCACACATCAAGCATCTGCGTCACACGATTATCTTGCCGAAGAGACACCTGTTGAACCGCAGCAAATCCAGTCTATCACTGGGGAATATCAAATAAGCGCAGATTCAGATTCGGGTTCAGATTCGACTTCGAATACACCGCTGAAAACAAATAACAGCGAGAGCGACACAATACAATCATCACCAAGAGCATCTGAATATTCATCAGGACTGACAGTTGGTTACGGTGATCCAGTAGATATTCTCTCACACTTTGTCGATCGTGGATGGTCGATATTGACGATGGAAACGCCGACAAGTCGGTATGGCAAACGTCGTGATACCCGTGCTCAATCAGTTTGTGGTGATGCTCTGAGATTTATCTCTGGTGATGGGCTCATACGTGACGCAGAATGGTCACGGGCAAATTGGAAGAACCATATCACTGAGTGGCTATCGGCTGAACAGCATACGCCTGAGTGGAGTGGGAATACAACACAACTCACAATCCCAACAGGTATTACGCCATCAGTCGTCGAAAAGACACATAAAATTAATCCAGCAAAAAAGATGGTTCCGACCGGCACACATCGTGCCGCAACGACGCAACTGCGAGCATTTGTCGATCAGATTGGATCGTATCCAAGCAATATTTCTGCACCGCAAGATGCCCGAACAGGAACAAGTGGGCTTTCGCCGTATTTTAATTTTGGACTACTCTCAATCCGCCAGGTGCATCAATATGTGAATAATAATACGCCTGAGTGTCGTGGTCGACGAATGTTTACGAGCCGGTTGATTTGGAACTGTCACTATAATCAGAAACTTGCCGATTGGGCAGGATGGACCGACCGTGCCGTCAATCCTGCATTTGAGGAATTCAATGCAGACCGTCATAACCCAGCGCTGGTTGATGCATGGAAACACGGACAAACCGGGTTTCCGATGGTTGATGCTTCCATGCGATGTCTCCGCGAAACTGGCTGGTTGAACTTCAGAATGCGTGCAATGTGTGTATCCATTTTCACACACATTCTCCAACAACCATGGTGGATTGGTGCCGACTGGTTTCATCATCATCTCATTGACAGTGATGTCGGCATCAACTACACACAGTGGCAGAGTCAGGCTGGTTTGATTGGTAAACCATCTCAGCGGGTGTATAATCCGCGAAAACAAGTCCGTGATCATGACTCTGATGGAGAGTGGATCACCAAATGGGTCCCTGAATTATCTGACCTCCCTGCACAGCATTTTCCTCGACCTGAGCGAACACCACTTGCAGTTCAATCTGAATGTAATGTAATTATTGGCGATGACTATCCACGACCGGTCGTTGACTTTGATGCCCGTCGTGAAACATTCTGGTCGCGGTATGAGCGACGACGTCCTGAAGCAGCACGTGAACTCGCCCGTCCAGAAATTGCGAAACGAGCTTCCTTTTCTGGCGGTTATGACGCTGCACAAGCAATTGCACAACGTTATGCCGTGGACGAGTCTGATAATGAAGCTGATAATATACAGCTATCATTTTCTGAGATTACGACTATTGATACAAACAGCGATTCCACGGGTGAAAATACCCCTGCGATCAATGAGCTAAATGATACAGCTCACACCGTTCCTGACTCATCGATGACGCTTCAAAAGTCAGTTATCTCAATTCCAACAGGCACTGGTGACTATGCTGGTGAGCCTTCTCCAGACGATCGTGAGGCTGTTTCAAACGCAGTAGATCTCTCAACGACAGACAAGACTGGTGACTCAAGTAATGATAATATAAACACGGATAGATCAACTGAAACGGATGAACAAACAACGATTGAAGGATTTATGTGA